TCACTATTGAATCCAAAACAACAGGAATTTATCCAAACCCAACACCTGATAAAATTATCTATAACCTCACCTCAGAAAGTAAAGGTGCTTATACAATTCGTGTTTTTGATGCGATTGGAAAGTCTATTTGGCAAGAAGAAAAACAAAAAGAAGATACTTTTTTGAAAGGAACTCTCAACTTAGAAAGTTTTGCTAAAGGAATATATATTATTGAATTTACAGATGAAAATGAAACTAGATTTTTTAAAATTATCAAAGAATAAGACATCAAGAACTACTATTAGACAATTAATAAATTTATACTCTTACTATTTCTGTAGACTATTATTGGTAAATGATTTTTATGACAAATGAAGATAAATATGAACTGTTTTTTATTGAAATATTATACTATTAGTTGAAATAGTTTAAAAAAAACAGTTATTTTTATCTGTATTTACTAACGTGAGTTCGTTATTAAAAATATCCTTTTTATTTGTTTATTATACTCTTTCCACAATACTTTCTATTCAAAAAAAGGAACTTGAAAACCACTTGAGCTTAAAAGTAAATTGATACGTATAAGTGTTTTGTTGAGGTAATTTTTTTGTTCGCCTTCTATATTTCCTTTGATAGTAAAATGAAATTCTAAAAGAAGTGAATCAATTTTAGCAATATCTAATTTACCTTTGATTCTTTCAGCCGAAAGCAAACATTCTATCATAGCAAAAAGTCTATCCATTACCATGACATCAGATTTTCCATAATAAAGAATAGGAGATATATAGCGATACATCAAATTATAAAGAGAATAAGTTTCTTCCCAAAGTCGTTGAGTTCCTTCTTTATCTGTATAACAATAAACTCCTTCACGCAGGGCTTTTTCTATAAAAATCAAAGTCATATAATTAATTGTACGGATAGCTGTTTCAGGGTCATTTATCCCTGGACTTAATGCTTTTGTTGCTATTTCACTTAGTTGTTTGATTCCATAAACATAATTATCTTGAATATATTCATTATCATAAAAAACAAACTCTTCCAAAATTTCATTCATTGCTTCTAATCCAATTTCTTTATTTACCTTCAATAAAGGAGTTCCGATAACAAGAAATGAACCTTCTTCTAAGTTGATAAATAACTCAATATCATATTTTTTAGCCAACTTAACTATTTTTTCTCTATTACATTCTCTAAAATAACCACTCTGATTACTAATAATGGTATGCCAGTCTGATACTTTATCAAAAACGGTTTGATAGTCTTGATAATTACTTACTTTCTTTGATTCTAACTCATTAAATGTCTTATTATAAACCATCAAAATAATATTATCTACCTGTACTGAACGAGAAATTGAATGAATAAAATAGATGAACAGAACAAGAGACAAAACACCAAAGCACATTCCTACAAAAATACTTAGCTGGGGAATATAAATTCCTTCTTCAGTTTTTCCTATATTTACGATAAGCAAAAGGCAGTACAGAATTGTTGCTAGATATGTTCCCAATACAATTTGGTAAGATTTGTTTGTCAAAACCCCTGGAACAACACGAGGAGAAAAAGCTGTTGCTGCCTGATTTAGAACAACCATTACCATTGAAAAATTAAAAACCATCAATGAAATAATCCCTCCAATAAAGGCATTAAGTACAAAACGAGCATTGTCCGCACCTGTTACTAAAGCAAATTTCAGAACTTCTTTAGCTTCTTTACTTAGTTCAGAATTTTCAAAAGTCATCATAAATATAGAAAGTCCTACCGAAAAAATAGCCATCAAAGAAGGTAGAAAAATAATGCTATTTGTAAGAGCTAAATAGGTCTTACGAACATACTGATAAGGTCTTTTGAACATAAAATAAAAAAAACATACGATGGAAAAGAAATCATTTAGTAAAGCAACTTGACAAAGCACAAATAGTTAGTGAAATTTTATTTTAAAATAAAATAAGGCGAATTAGGATTGAGTTTATTCTGAATTCTTTTAAAAATAGAAGGTTTTCCAAACTGCTTTTGAAATGCTTTTTCAGTTTGTTTTTTTCCTTCATTTTCAATAAAAAATGGAATTTCATTTACTTCTACAAAATCTTTAACAGCAGTATTAAAAAACAAATCTTCTTCAGTACAGTGTGTTCCTGTTGCATCAAAACCTGTATTTTGAACTAATGATTTTTTAGGAAATAAGAACCAACCTTTTTCTAAAAACATTGTTGCCATAAAAAAAGTAGCCCAAGAATCTATTTTATTCTCTTTTTGAGCTTCCAAGATTTGATAATAATAATAACTACCAAAGTTATATTCTTTTGGTGTAATTGAGTTTTGATTGAATTTTTGAAAAATACTGTCAATATCAAAATCAACTTTGTCCCAAGTTTTTTTCCAA
This is a stretch of genomic DNA from Bernardetia sp. MNP-M8. It encodes these proteins:
- a CDS encoding DUF2254 domain-containing protein, with the translated sequence MFKRPYQYVRKTYLALTNSIIFLPSLMAIFSVGLSIFMMTFENSELSKEAKEVLKFALVTGADNARFVLNAFIGGIISLMVFNFSMVMVVLNQAATAFSPRVVPGVLTNKSYQIVLGTYLATILYCLLLIVNIGKTEEGIYIPQLSIFVGMCFGVLSLVLFIYFIHSISRSVQVDNIILMVYNKTFNELESKKVSNYQDYQTVFDKVSDWHTIISNQSGYFRECNREKIVKLAKKYDIELFINLEEGSFLVIGTPLLKVNKEIGLEAMNEILEEFVFYDNEYIQDNYVYGIKQLSEIATKALSPGINDPETAIRTINYMTLIFIEKALREGVYCYTDKEGTQRLWEETYSLYNLMYRYISPILYYGKSDVMVMDRLFAMIECLLSAERIKGKLDIAKIDSLLLEFHFTIKGNIEGEQKNYLNKTLIRINLLLSSSGFQVPFFE